Proteins from one Mycobacterium sp. SMC-2 genomic window:
- a CDS encoding DUF501 domain-containing protein, producing MVDRADLEAVARQLGREPRGVLEIAYRCPNGEPGVVKTAPRLPDGTPFPTLYYLTHPVLTAAASRLEATGLMREMSERLRHDPELAAAYRRAHESYLAERDAIEPLGTTFSGGGMPDRVKCLHVLIAHSLAKGPGCNPLGDEALAILAPEPAMAGILVAGQW from the coding sequence GTGGTTGATCGTGCCGACCTGGAGGCCGTGGCGCGTCAGCTCGGCCGTGAGCCGCGCGGCGTGCTCGAGATCGCCTACCGCTGCCCCAACGGTGAGCCGGGCGTGGTGAAGACCGCGCCGAGACTTCCTGACGGAACGCCGTTTCCGACGTTGTACTACCTGACACATCCGGTGCTGACCGCGGCCGCCAGCAGGCTGGAAGCGACCGGATTGATGCGCGAGATGTCCGAGCGGTTGCGGCATGACCCCGAATTGGCGGCCGCGTATCGGCGCGCCCATGAGTCGTACCTAGCCGAACGGGACGCGATCGAGCCGCTGGGGACGACGTTTTCCGGTGGCGGAATGCCGGACCGGGTGAAGTGTCTGCACGTGCTGATCGCGCATTCGCTGGCCAAGGGGCCGGGCTGCAACCCCCTCGGCGATGAGGCGCTGGCGATCCTGGCCCCCGAGCCCGCAATGGCCGGCATTCTGGTGGCCGGGCAATGGTGA
- a CDS encoding Ppx/GppA phosphatase family protein, translating to MVSRLAGIDCGTNSIRLLIADVRDGRLRDVHRETRIVRLGQGVDAAGEFAPEAIARTRDALADYSVLLKRHGVERVRMVATSAARDVANRDVFFAMTAEVLGAVLPGAVAEVITGAEEASLSFRGAVGELDSAVGPFVVVDLGGGSTEIVVGADAVVASYSADIGCVRLTERCLHSDPPTPDEVEAARGVVRERLGVALGVVPVEAARTWVGLAGTMTTLSALAHNMTAYDSAAIHLSRVSCSDLLAVCERLIAMPRSERAALPPMHEGRADVIGGGAIVVEELARELRARAGIDELTVSEHDILDGIVLSIAG from the coding sequence ATGGTGAGCCGGCTCGCCGGAATCGACTGCGGGACAAACTCGATTCGCTTGCTGATCGCCGACGTGCGCGACGGTCGGCTGCGCGACGTGCATCGGGAGACGCGGATCGTGCGGCTGGGCCAGGGTGTGGATGCGGCGGGTGAGTTCGCGCCGGAGGCGATCGCCCGGACCCGCGATGCGCTTGCCGACTACTCCGTCTTGCTGAAGCGGCACGGCGTCGAGCGGGTGCGGATGGTGGCCACGTCGGCGGCTCGTGACGTCGCCAACCGTGATGTCTTCTTTGCGATGACGGCCGAGGTGCTGGGCGCGGTGTTGCCCGGCGCGGTGGCGGAGGTGATCACCGGCGCAGAGGAGGCCTCGCTTTCGTTTCGTGGAGCCGTCGGCGAATTAGATTCCGCGGTGGGGCCTTTCGTCGTCGTTGACCTGGGTGGCGGCTCTACGGAGATCGTTGTCGGTGCGGATGCGGTGGTGGCGAGCTATTCGGCCGACATCGGCTGCGTGCGGCTGACCGAGCGTTGCCTGCACTCGGACCCGCCGACGCCCGACGAAGTGGAGGCGGCCCGCGGGGTGGTCCGCGAGCGCCTCGGCGTCGCGCTGGGCGTGGTGCCCGTGGAGGCGGCGCGAACCTGGGTCGGGCTGGCCGGAACGATGACGACGCTGTCCGCGCTGGCCCACAACATGACGGCGTATGACTCTGCGGCCATTCACCTTTCGCGCGTTTCCTGCAGCGACCTGCTGGCGGTGTGTGAGCGGCTGATCGCCATGCCGCGATCCGAGCGCGCGGCGCTGCCGCCGATGCACGAGGGGCGAGCCGACGTGATCGGCGGCGGCGCGATCGTGGTCGAGGAGTTGGCACGCGAGCTGCGTGCCCGGGCCGGTATCGATGAGTTGACGGTCAGCGAACACGACATCCTGGACGGCATCGTGCTGTCGATCGCCGGTTAA
- a CDS encoding septum formation initiator family protein: MPAKPDPKRRTPASRPGKAGDPVRRRRTAKPSSKPSGTAKKAGPRSAAEHVVEPITRQAAESLEQRSEQRLGFTARRAAVLAAVVCVLTLTIAGPVRTYFAQRTEMNQLMASEAALRRQIADLEQRKAKLADPAYIAAQARERLGFVKPGDIPFQVQLPATAATPSEPGGQAAKPASTDPWYTSLWHTIADAPHLPPANVPPPEPGPAGPVPPPSPTAPGG; this comes from the coding sequence TTGCCCGCCAAGCCGGATCCGAAACGGCGCACCCCGGCATCGCGTCCGGGGAAGGCCGGTGATCCGGTTCGGCGCCGCCGCACGGCCAAGCCCTCTTCCAAGCCGTCTGGCACCGCGAAGAAGGCCGGCCCCCGGTCGGCTGCCGAGCATGTCGTCGAGCCCATCACGCGGCAGGCGGCCGAATCGCTCGAACAGCGGTCGGAGCAGCGGTTGGGTTTCACCGCGCGGCGGGCGGCGGTGCTGGCCGCGGTTGTCTGCGTGCTGACGCTGACCATCGCCGGCCCGGTACGCACCTACTTTGCGCAGCGCACCGAGATGAATCAGTTGATGGCAAGCGAGGCCGCCCTACGCCGTCAGATCGCCGACCTCGAGCAGAGGAAGGCCAAACTCGCTGACCCGGCCTACATCGCGGCGCAGGCCCGCGAGCGGCTCGGCTTCGTGAAGCCGGGCGACATCCCGTTCCAGGTTCAGCTTCCGGCCACGGCGGCGACTCCGTCCGAGCCGGGGGGCCAGGCGGCGAAGCCCGCCAGCACCGATCCGTGGTACACGTCGCTGTGGCACACCATCGCCGACGCGCCGCACCTGCCGCCGGCCAATGTGCCCCCGCCCGAACCTGGGCCCGCCGGCCCCGTTCCGCCGCCGAGCCCCACGGCGCCCGGTGGTTGA